The following is a genomic window from Amycolatopsis acidiphila.
GCAGGTCGGCGAGCTCACCGTTCATCCGGTCGACCAGTGAGGTGCGCAGCAGCATGCGCTGAACCTCGCCCGGCTGGCGCTCGAGCATTTCGGCCATCAGGTACTCGCCGATAGCGCGGTCGGTCCCCGAGAACTCGGCCACGAAGCGCTCCGGCTCCGGGTGACCGCTCAGCGAGATCACCGCCAGGCGCAGGCCGGCGGCCCACCCTTCGGTGCGCTGGTGCAGCGCGGCCACCGCTTCGCCGGACAGACTGATGGTGGAATCGGCGAGCAGTTCGCGCGTCTCGTCCTCGGTGAATCGCAGATCTCCGGCGCGGATCTCGGCGAGCGCGCCGGCCAACCTGAGCTGGTGCAGTTTGATCGGCGGATCCCGGCGGGAGGACAGCACCACGCGTGCAGTGCCCGACAGATTCGCGAGAAAGTATTCGAGCTGGGTGAGGGCGTCCGTTGACCTCAGCTCATGGAGGTCGTCGATGATCAGCACGACGAGTCCGGCGTGTCCGGCGATCTCCGACAGCACACTGTCGACGACGTAGTCCACGTCGGGTACAGCGGTGGGCGCCTCACAAGCCGCTGTGGTGCGCGCCGGGCCACGGATCGCGTCGAGGACGGCGCACCAGAACCGCTGTTCGTTCTGCTGGTCGCGCTCGACGGACACGAACGCGACCCGGCGAAGCTTCCCCGAGCGCTCAGCCCACGCTCGCAACAGGGAAGTCTTTCCACTTCCCGGCGGCGCCGAGATGACCGTCAGACGTTTGGTCACGGCGCCGTCGAGCAGTTGCAGAAGACCCTTCCGGTCGAGCAGGTTGGTCATGGAGGCCTTCCAGCGCCTGCCGAACATGGACCAGAGTGTCGGGGAACCCAAGCCCATCGTACTGCCCCGGAATCACCGGAACCCGGCGATGACCATGCTGGTCCAGCGGTGTCAGGCTCGTGTGAACGAGAGGAGTTCGACATGAGCGACCCGCTCGACTGGAACGCGAAGACCATCGCGGAGTTCCGGGCGAACGAGGGCAGGGTTGGCGGGACCTTTGAGGGCGCTCCGCTGGTCCTGGTGCATCACCGCGGCCGCAAAAGCGGGCAGGAGTACGTCACTCCGGTGATGTATCTCCCGCACGACACCGAGCCGGACATCATCTACATCTTCGCGACCAAGGGTGGAGCGCCCACCAACCCGGCCTGGTATCACAACTTGACCGCCGCCGGTGTCGGCAGTGTCGAACGCGGAACCGGGACATACAACGCGACCATCCGCGATGTGACCGGTCCTGAACGCGACCGGATCTACGCCGAGCAAGCGCGGCGCTATCCAGGCTTTGCCGAGTACGCGCGCCAAACTGCCGCGGTCCGCACCATTCCCGTGCTCGAACTCGGACTACAGCTCGCCCCTTCACTCACGAACTGACGGGTGCCACCCCCTGCGAGCTGGCGCTCGAGCAGTTTGCCGACACTGTCGCGCCAGCGGGCGCCGATCGGCGCTGAGGCGGGATCGGGGAAGATTTCCTTTTCCCCGTTGCCGACCGCGTCGAAGATGGCCTGTGCCACGGATTCCGGGGATGCCATGGGCACGTTGGATCCCTGTGTCATGTCGGTCGCCACCGGGCCGGGCAGGACCGCGTGGACCCTTACTCCCTGCCCGGCCACCAGGGCGCGAAGCGACTGGGTCATCGAGAACGCCGCCGCTTTCGAGAGGGAGTAGGCGGGGATGACGAACGGCATAGGGGCGAGAGCGTTTGCCGAGAGGATGTTGACGATGGCTCCGCGGGAGCGGGTCACCGCCGGCAGGAAGGCCTGGGTCACGGCGTGGGTTCCCAAGAGGTTGACGGCCCAGGTGGCGTTCGAGCACGGCGGGGTCGGTGAGGTCGTCGCGCTGCATGATGCCGGCGTTGTTGATCAGCATGTCCAGTGACTCGACCTGGCCGGCTGCTGCCTGAATCTGTGCGGTGCTGGTGATGTCCAGTCGCAGGGACGTCACCCGGTCGTCTGGGTAGGCCAGTGGCTCGCGGGCGCAGGCGTACACGCGCTGGGCGCCTCTGGCCAAGGCTTCGGCTGCCAGTGCCCGCCCGATGCCGCGGTTGGCTCCGGTCACCAGGATCACCTTGTCTTTCATGCCCATCACTCCCGTTCGGGCCGGGCCGCCAGCCACTGTTCGAAGGTCTTCGTTCGTGGTGCCAACGCCTTGGTGGCGGCGAAATCGGCCCGGAACGCCGGCGGGCGGGCGAACCACTCGAACATCGCTCGCTGGTCGGCGTCGCCACCGAGCACTTCGATCGGCAGAGGTTCGTATCGGGCCGGGACGTCGTGACGGTGCTGGTAGGCCTCAGCGATCTGCTCGCCGGTCCGCTCGTAGCCGGCGATTTCCACCGACCCTCCGGCGACGCGGCCGGGGTCCAACGCCACAGCTGCGGCGACTGCGCCGACGTCCTCGGCGGCGATCATCTGGAGCGGGATTCCGGGCGGCAGAGGTATCCGCACCATCAGCTTGCCGTCCTGCATGGCCGGTGTCATGAACTGTGCGAAGTTGTCCCTGAACACCGGTCGTACGAAGGTGGTGGACAGGCCACGCGCGACGAGGTATTCCTCGACGTCGCGTTTGCCCTCGAAATGGGGAATCCCGGTGTGGCGCTCCGCTCCGCCGACCGAGCTGTAGATCACGTGCGGGACGCCGACTGCCGCCGCCCCGTCGGCGATCGCGTGCCCGTGCGCCACCTCGATGTCGGTGCGTTGGTCGTATC
Proteins encoded in this region:
- a CDS encoding NmrA/HSCARG family protein; the protein is MVGATGLQGRATARALLRTQAAVRALARRTDSAAARALTGLGADLVAADLDDPESLRAAFTGVDGVFAMTTPGYDQRTDIEVAHGHAIADGAAAVGVPHVIYSSVGGAERHTGIPHFEGKRDVEEYLVARGLSTTFVRPVFRDNFAQFMTPAMQDGKLMVRIPLPPGIPLQMIAAEDVGAVAAAVALDPGRVAGGSVEIAGYERTGEQIAEAYQHRHDVPARYEPLPIEVLGGDADQRAMFEWFARPPAFRADFAATKALAPRTKTFEQWLAARPERE
- a CDS encoding nitroreductase family deazaflavin-dependent oxidoreductase; protein product: MSDPLDWNAKTIAEFRANEGRVGGTFEGAPLVLVHHRGRKSGQEYVTPVMYLPHDTEPDIIYIFATKGGAPTNPAWYHNLTAAGVGSVERGTGTYNATIRDVTGPERDRIYAEQARRYPGFAEYARQTAAVRTIPVLELGLQLAPSLTN
- a CDS encoding SDR family NAD(P)-dependent oxidoreductase, whose product is MTQAFLPAVTRSRGAIVNILSANALAPMPFVIPAYSLSKAAAFSMTQSLRALVAGQGVRVHAVLPGPVATDMTQGSNVPMASPESVAQAIFDAVGNGEKEIFPDPASAPIGARWRDSVGKLLERQLAGGGTRQFVSEGASCSPSSSTGMVRTAAVWRAYSAKPG